In a single window of the Rhodamnia argentea isolate NSW1041297 chromosome 2, ASM2092103v1, whole genome shotgun sequence genome:
- the LOC125313960 gene encoding protein TRACHEARY ELEMENT DIFFERENTIATION-RELATED 7-like, translating to MASPFLGPPCVPYPCPPPPPPVLQFVFPVPPPPSPSHHMSPWLVVVLVLLGLLLFIVASAAMILYCLRAKRRREAAADEEVMRQSTDVPGELRRSELRSAPPPDPRQSVRAETRGSLRNHIRIVFALRD from the exons ATGGCTTCTCCGTTTCTCGGACCACCGTGCGTTCCTTACCCATGTCCACCACCTCCGCCGCCGGTCTTGCAATTCGTATTTCCcgtgccgccgccgccatctcCATCTCATCATATGTCCCCGTGGCTGGTGGTCGTCCTTGTTTTGTTGGGCCTCCTTCTATTTATAGTAGCCTCGGCAGCCATGATCCTCTATTGCTTGCGAGCCAAGAGACGGCGGGAGGCAGCAGCCGATGAAGAAGTGATGCGG CAATCAACTGATGTTCCCGGCGAGCTTCGGCGGTCTGAGCTAAGATCAGCTCCCCCGCCAGATCCAAGGCAATCAGTCCGCGCCGAAACTAGGGGATCCCTAAGGAATCACATACGCATAGTGTTTGCGCTAAGAGATTAG
- the LOC115754172 gene encoding LOW QUALITY PROTEIN: cytochrome c oxidase assembly protein COX15 (The sequence of the model RefSeq protein was modified relative to this genomic sequence to represent the inferred CDS: deleted 1 base in 1 codon) → MFRSSRAISSFLKRNRALNGSYRDAATLPRPPAEHPPYGLLASTAGRNSFRVFDSLPKVRHLPLGRSMSTTASVPLQSKEGLKLLVTGGPQAQKWVGIWLFGSAAWVFSMVLLGGVTRLTRSGLSMTDWKFGGGLPPLSDEEWLLEFEKYKQSPEYNRINRGMSIEDFKFIYWMEYAHRMWGRGLGIMFALPFSYFLRKGYITLRLGLKLSGLFALGAGQGLIGWWMVKSGLEEPPSEYAQPRVSPYRLAAHLTSAFAIYCGLFWTALSVVMPEPPAESIAWVGGAAKVKRFTLPLSLLVGVTAISGAFVAGNDAGHAFNTFPKMGDTWIPDDILEMKPVIRNFFENTSLVQLDHRILATTTLVAIGTLWWSTRKLDIHPAVRSLIGSTVGMAALQVTLGVSTLLSYVPVSLGTAHQAGALTLLTLMLLLNHTVRKPSPSLLKSLPQIVKPTT, encoded by the exons ATGTTCAGGAGTAGCCGAGCGATCTCGTCGTTCCTGAAGCGGAACAGAGCTCTGAATGGCTCCTACCGAGACGCCGCGACGCTGCCCAGGCCTCCGGCCGAGCACCCTCCGTACGGGTTGCTCGCGTCAACCGCCGGGAGGAACTCGTTTCGCGTGTTCGACTCGCTCCCCAAG GTGAGGCATTTGCCGCTAGGGAGGAGCATGTCCACCACTGCGTCCGTTCCCTTGCAGAGCAAAGAGGGGTTGAAGCTGCTCGTGACTGGAGGGCCTCAAGCTCAAAAGTGGGTTGGAATCTGGCTTTTTGGGTCGGCGGCATGGGTATTCAGTATGGTGTTACTAGGTGGTGTTACGCGTTTGACTCGTTCCGGTCTTTCCATGACTGATTGGAAATTTGGCGGTGGCCTTCCTCCTCTGTCTGATGAGGAGTGGTTGCTGGAGTTCGAGAAATATAAGCAGTCTCCTGAGTATAATCG CATAAACAGAGGAATGAGTATTGaagatttcaaatttatttactgGATGGAGTATGCCCATCGGATGTGGGGAAGGGGTCTGGGAATCATGTTTGCTTTGCCATTTTCGTACTTCCTTCGAAAGGGATACATCACTCTACGCCTTGGGCTGAAACTCTCCGGTCTTTTCGCTCTTGGTGCCGGGCAGGGTCTAATTGGCTGGTGGATGGTTAAAAGTGGTCTAGAA GAGCCGCCATCTGAATATGCTCAACCAAGGGTGAGTCCATATCGTCTTGCGGCTCACCTAACTTCAGCCTTTGCCATTTACTGCGGCCTTTTCTGGACTGCTCTTTCCGTCGTTATGCCGGAGCCACCTGCCGAATCAATAGCTTGGGTTGGTGGGGCGGCAAAAGTTAAGAGATTCACCCTTCCTTTAAGCTTGCTGGTTGGTGTTACAGCCATCTCAGGAGCCTTTGTCGCAGGAAATGATGCT GGACATGCATTTAATACTTTTCCAAAGATGGGGGATACATGGATCCCTGATGATATTCTCGAAATGAAGCCAGTAATTCGCAATTTCTTTGAGAACACATCATTGGTGCAG CTTGACCATCGCATTCTTGCAACCACTACATTGGTTGCAATCGGCACTCTTTGGTGGTCAACCAGAAAACTAGACATACATCCAGCAGTTCGATCATTGATTGGCAGTACTGTTGGCATGGCTGCTCTTCAG GTGACTTTAGGGGTATCCACTCTTCTATCTTACGTGCCTGTTTCGCTAGGCACTGCACATCAAGCCGGGGCTCTGACCCTTCTCACCCTCATGCTCCTGCTAAATCACACCGTGCGTAAGCCGTCACCGTCCCTT CTCAAATCTCTCCCTCAGATCGTGAAGCCAACTACATGA
- the LOC115754148 gene encoding vacuolar cation/proton exchanger 3-like isoform X1: MDHELQVGDRPQIEMGPLQERSIHDFDDKSASSTTKVFPKMNSFHAAEQGPFPGPSRVGGVNMFSCACRSIKIVVFSNKLNLLMPFGPVAILVHNMTGHHGWVFFFSLLGITPLAERLGYATEQLAFYTGATVGGLLNATFGNATELIISIHALRNGMIRVVQQSLLGSILSNMLLVLGCAFLSGGLVYMKKEQVFNKSTAVVNSGLLLMAVMGLLFPAVLHYTHSEVHFGKSELALSRFSSCVMLVAYAAYLFYQLRSQSNQYVPLNEEGSPSGASAEDDDESPEITKWESIIWLAVMTAWISFLSDYLVDAIEGASSAWKVPIAFISVILLPIVGNAAEHASAIMFAMKDKLDISLGVAIGSSTQISMFGIPFCVVIAWIMGRPMDLNFQLFETAVLFITVLVVAFLLQEGTANYFKGLMLILSYVIVAASFFVHVDPTKDDKQLET, translated from the exons atggatCACGAGTTGCAAGTTGGCGATCGACCTCAAATCGAA ATGGGACCGCTTCAGGAAAGATCAATCCATGATTTTGACGATAAGAGTGCATCCAGCACGACGAAAGTTTTTCCGAAGATGAATTCTTTTCATGCAGCCGAACAAGGGCCATTTCCGGGGCCTTCACGAGTTGGAGGTGTTAACATGTTCAGTTGTGCATGTAGAAGTATAAAGATAGTTGTCTTCTCAAATAAACTCAACTTGCTTATGCCATTTGGTCCTGTAGCCATCTTGGTTCATAATATGACTGGCCATCAT GGgtgggttttctttttcagtttacTAGGTATTACACCTTTGGCCGAGCGTTTAGGTTATGCTACAGA GCAACTGGCTTTCTATACTGGTGCTACAG TTGGTGGTCTGTTGAATGCAACTTTTGGAAATGCAACCGAATTGATTATATCAATACATGCACTGAGGAACGGAATGATTAGGGTGGTTCAGCAGTCATTACTGGGTTCGATCCTCTCAAATATGCTGCTTGTCCTTGGTTGTGCATTCTTATCTGGTGGGCTTGTTTATATGAAGAAGGAACAGGTTTTTAACAAG TCAACTGCTGTTGTAAACTCAGGGTTGTTACTGATGGCTGTCATGGGTTTACTTTTTCCTGCTGTCCTTCACTACACACACAGTGAGGTGCACTTTGGGAAGTCGGAACTGGCTCTCTCGAGATTCAGCAGCTGCGTCATGCTAGTTGCATATGCTGCCTATCTCTTTTACCAGTTGAGgagtcaatcaaatcaatatGTCCCTCTCAATGAG GAAGGGAGTCCAAGTGGAGCGAGTGCAGAGGATGACGATGAGTCCCCAGAAATTACTAAGTGGGAATCTATAATCTGGCTTGCAGTAATGACTGCTTGGATCTCATTTTTATCGGACTATTTGGTTGATGCCATAGAG GGGGCATCGTCAGCATGGAAAGTACCTATTGCATTTATTAGCGTGATATTACTTCCTATCGTAGGTAACGCAGCAGAGCATGCGAGCGCTATAATGTTTGCGATGAAAGACAAACTT GACATATCTTTGGGAGTGGCAATAGGATCGTCAACTCAAATATCTATGTTTGGG ATACCCTTTTGTGTGGTTATTGCATGGATAATGGGGCGCCCCATGGACTTGAATTTTCAACTCTTTGAAACGGCAGTTCTTTTCATTACTGTATTAGTTGTGGCCTTCTTGCTCCAG GAAGGAACTGCTAATTACTTTAAAGGGTTGATGCTAATACTTTCCTATGTGATTGTCGCTGCCAGTTTCTTTGTTCATGTCGATCCAACCAAAG ATGATAAACAATTAGAGACATAG
- the LOC115754148 gene encoding vacuolar cation/proton exchanger 3-like isoform X2, with amino-acid sequence MGPLQERSIHDFDDKSASSTTKVFPKMNSFHAAEQGPFPGPSRVGGVNMFSCACRSIKIVVFSNKLNLLMPFGPVAILVHNMTGHHGWVFFFSLLGITPLAERLGYATEQLAFYTGATVGGLLNATFGNATELIISIHALRNGMIRVVQQSLLGSILSNMLLVLGCAFLSGGLVYMKKEQVFNKSTAVVNSGLLLMAVMGLLFPAVLHYTHSEVHFGKSELALSRFSSCVMLVAYAAYLFYQLRSQSNQYVPLNEEGSPSGASAEDDDESPEITKWESIIWLAVMTAWISFLSDYLVDAIEGASSAWKVPIAFISVILLPIVGNAAEHASAIMFAMKDKLDISLGVAIGSSTQISMFGIPFCVVIAWIMGRPMDLNFQLFETAVLFITVLVVAFLLQEGTANYFKGLMLILSYVIVAASFFVHVDPTKDDKQLET; translated from the exons ATGGGACCGCTTCAGGAAAGATCAATCCATGATTTTGACGATAAGAGTGCATCCAGCACGACGAAAGTTTTTCCGAAGATGAATTCTTTTCATGCAGCCGAACAAGGGCCATTTCCGGGGCCTTCACGAGTTGGAGGTGTTAACATGTTCAGTTGTGCATGTAGAAGTATAAAGATAGTTGTCTTCTCAAATAAACTCAACTTGCTTATGCCATTTGGTCCTGTAGCCATCTTGGTTCATAATATGACTGGCCATCAT GGgtgggttttctttttcagtttacTAGGTATTACACCTTTGGCCGAGCGTTTAGGTTATGCTACAGA GCAACTGGCTTTCTATACTGGTGCTACAG TTGGTGGTCTGTTGAATGCAACTTTTGGAAATGCAACCGAATTGATTATATCAATACATGCACTGAGGAACGGAATGATTAGGGTGGTTCAGCAGTCATTACTGGGTTCGATCCTCTCAAATATGCTGCTTGTCCTTGGTTGTGCATTCTTATCTGGTGGGCTTGTTTATATGAAGAAGGAACAGGTTTTTAACAAG TCAACTGCTGTTGTAAACTCAGGGTTGTTACTGATGGCTGTCATGGGTTTACTTTTTCCTGCTGTCCTTCACTACACACACAGTGAGGTGCACTTTGGGAAGTCGGAACTGGCTCTCTCGAGATTCAGCAGCTGCGTCATGCTAGTTGCATATGCTGCCTATCTCTTTTACCAGTTGAGgagtcaatcaaatcaatatGTCCCTCTCAATGAG GAAGGGAGTCCAAGTGGAGCGAGTGCAGAGGATGACGATGAGTCCCCAGAAATTACTAAGTGGGAATCTATAATCTGGCTTGCAGTAATGACTGCTTGGATCTCATTTTTATCGGACTATTTGGTTGATGCCATAGAG GGGGCATCGTCAGCATGGAAAGTACCTATTGCATTTATTAGCGTGATATTACTTCCTATCGTAGGTAACGCAGCAGAGCATGCGAGCGCTATAATGTTTGCGATGAAAGACAAACTT GACATATCTTTGGGAGTGGCAATAGGATCGTCAACTCAAATATCTATGTTTGGG ATACCCTTTTGTGTGGTTATTGCATGGATAATGGGGCGCCCCATGGACTTGAATTTTCAACTCTTTGAAACGGCAGTTCTTTTCATTACTGTATTAGTTGTGGCCTTCTTGCTCCAG GAAGGAACTGCTAATTACTTTAAAGGGTTGATGCTAATACTTTCCTATGTGATTGTCGCTGCCAGTTTCTTTGTTCATGTCGATCCAACCAAAG ATGATAAACAATTAGAGACATAG